From Mucilaginibacter gotjawali:
AGCTCGCTGCAGCCTTTGGCTCCCTCGGGCGAGGCGCCGCCTTCATCAATAAATATAGCTTCCGGGTCGCCCGCAAAATATTTGTCAAAAAGCGCGGGTTTATCGCGATAGCTTTCCCTGTCGGTAAATAGCAGTTGCATGCCATGAAGGCGGCAAAGAAAAAGAGTATCATTATTAACGGCTTCACCCCGGACTATCCCGGTTGATTTAAAACCAAATTGTGCTGCGGCCGCAGCTGTAGCCAGCAAGTGGTTTGAATAAGCGCCCCCGAAAGTTACCAGGTGGCTTTTATTTTCGGCCCGTGCCTTTTTTAAAAGGTATTTGAGTTTGCGCCATTTATTGCCTGAGATGATAGGGTGGATCAGGTCATCGCGTTTGATGAAAACGTTAATGCCCTGTTCATCAAACAATTTGTTTTTAATTTGATGAACAGGGCTGTAAAATTCAAGATCAATTTCCATTAAGCAATTTAAAAGCCGAAGCCTATACCTGCGTTAACAGATTTATATTGTGCCAGGCTGCCGGATACATAGATACGGAAAAATCCCGGAGTT
This genomic window contains:
- a CDS encoding 1-aminocyclopropane-1-carboxylate deaminase/D-cysteine desulfhydrase, yielding MEIDLEFYSPVHQIKNKLFDEQGINVFIKRDDLIHPIISGNKWRKLKYLLKKARAENKSHLVTFGGAYSNHLLATAAAAAQFGFKSTGIVRGEAVNNDTLFLCRLHGMQLLFTDRESYRDKPALFDKYFAGDPEAIFIDEGGASPEGAKGCSELVNELPQTYHHIFCACGTGTTAAGIINGIHQHNLPTQFHAVPVLKNGDFMKVEINKLLAPPVNFELHTEYHFGGYGKTNDELIDFIKQFVAETGILIEPVYTGKMLYAVYDLAAKGYFKPGENILAIHSGGIWGLLGMKEKFGKIL